A window of Castanea sativa cultivar Marrone di Chiusa Pesio chromosome 1, ASM4071231v1 contains these coding sequences:
- the LOC142619473 gene encoding lysophospholipid acyltransferase LPEAT1 isoform X2 — protein sequence METELKDLKSQPSQQPPPQPPLQPIVTNDDVPLLKNSETHDSSNSNSGDNNNLDELEKKFAAYVRHDVYGTMGRGELPLGEKFLLGIALVTLVPVRVVLAMTLLVLYYLICRICTLFSAPNREEEEEENGQEDYAHMGGWRRSVIVQCGRSLSRVMLFVFGFYWIKETYRIPHSTPQGKEEYEEPERPGAIISNHVSYIDILYHMYSSFPSFVAKRSVGKLPLVGLISKCLGCVYVQRESKSSDFKGVSGVVTERVIEAYQNKSAPMMMLFPEGTTTNGDYLLPFKTGAFLSKVPVRPVILRYPYRRFSPAWDSISGVRHVIYLLCQFVNHLEVVRLPIYCPSQQEKDDPKLYASNVRRLMASEGNLIMSDIGLPEKRVYHAALNGLLSQC from the exons atggaaaccgAACTCAAAGACCTAAAATCCCAACCGTCACAACAACCACCGCCGCAGCCGCCGCTACAACCCATAGTGACAAACGACGACGTTCCGCTCCTTAAAAACTCCGAAACCCACGAcagcagcaacagcaacagcggCGACAACAACAACCTGGACGAACTCGAGAAGAAATTCGCCGCCTACGTTCGGCATGACGTGTACGGCACAATGGGACGTGGCGAGCTCCCATTGGGAGAGAAGTTCCTCCTCGGCATCGCGCTGGTCACGCTCGTTCCAGTGCGCGTGGTCTTGGCGATGACCCTGTTGGTCTTGTATTACTTGATTTGCCGGATTTGCACGCTGTTCTCGGCTCCGAAtcgagaagaagaagaagaagagaacggGCAAGAAGATTACGCTCACATGGGTGGGTGGAGAAGAAGCGTGATTGTTCAGTGTGGGAGGTCACTCTCTAGAGTCATGCTTTTCGTTTTTGGATTCTATTGGATCAAAGAGACTTATCGAATTCCTCACTCCACACCTCAG GGGAAAGAGGAGTATGAAGAGCCTGAAAGGCCTGGGGCAATTATATCAAACCATGTGTCGTATATTGATATATTGTACCACATGTATTCTTCGTTCCCGAGCTTTGTTGCTAAG CGATCAGTGGGTAAACTTCCTCTAGTAGGCCTCATAAG CAAGTGCCTCGGTTGTGTTTATGTTCAGCGGGAATCCAAGTCATCGGACTTCAAGGGTGTTTCAG GAGTTGTGACTGAAAGAGTTATAGAAGCTTATCAAAATAAATCTGCTCCAATGATGATGCTTTTCCCAG aAGGCACAACTACAAATGGAGACTACCTTCTGCCATTCAAGACAGGTGCATTTTTATCAAAAGTGCCGGTGCGTCCGGTGATTCTAAGGTATCCTTACAGAAGATTCAGTCCTGCCTGGGATTCAATATCTGGG GTGAGACATGTCATTTATCTTCTCTGTCAATTTGTAAATCACTTAGAGGTGGTACGATTACCTATTTACTGCCCCTCACAGCAAGAAAAGGATGATCCAAAGCTTTATGCTAGTAATGTTAGAAGGTTGATGGCAAGTGAG GGTAATTTGATAATGTCAGATATTGGGCTGCCTGAGAAGCGAGTATATCATGCTGCCCTCAACG GTTTGTTATCCCAATGCTAA
- the LOC142619473 gene encoding lysophospholipid acyltransferase LPEAT1 isoform X1 — protein sequence METELKDLKSQPSQQPPPQPPLQPIVTNDDVPLLKNSETHDSSNSNSGDNNNLDELEKKFAAYVRHDVYGTMGRGELPLGEKFLLGIALVTLVPVRVVLAMTLLVLYYLICRICTLFSAPNREEEEEENGQEDYAHMGGWRRSVIVQCGRSLSRVMLFVFGFYWIKETYRIPHSTPQGKEEYEEPERPGAIISNHVSYIDILYHMYSSFPSFVAKRSVGKLPLVGLISKCLGCVYVQRESKSSDFKGVSGVVTERVIEAYQNKSAPMMMLFPEGTTTNGDYLLPFKTGAFLSKVPVRPVILRYPYRRFSPAWDSISGVRHVIYLLCQFVNHLEVVRLPIYCPSQQEKDDPKLYASNVRRLMASEGNLIMSDIGLPEKRVYHAALNGNNSLPSVLHQKDD from the exons atggaaaccgAACTCAAAGACCTAAAATCCCAACCGTCACAACAACCACCGCCGCAGCCGCCGCTACAACCCATAGTGACAAACGACGACGTTCCGCTCCTTAAAAACTCCGAAACCCACGAcagcagcaacagcaacagcggCGACAACAACAACCTGGACGAACTCGAGAAGAAATTCGCCGCCTACGTTCGGCATGACGTGTACGGCACAATGGGACGTGGCGAGCTCCCATTGGGAGAGAAGTTCCTCCTCGGCATCGCGCTGGTCACGCTCGTTCCAGTGCGCGTGGTCTTGGCGATGACCCTGTTGGTCTTGTATTACTTGATTTGCCGGATTTGCACGCTGTTCTCGGCTCCGAAtcgagaagaagaagaagaagagaacggGCAAGAAGATTACGCTCACATGGGTGGGTGGAGAAGAAGCGTGATTGTTCAGTGTGGGAGGTCACTCTCTAGAGTCATGCTTTTCGTTTTTGGATTCTATTGGATCAAAGAGACTTATCGAATTCCTCACTCCACACCTCAG GGGAAAGAGGAGTATGAAGAGCCTGAAAGGCCTGGGGCAATTATATCAAACCATGTGTCGTATATTGATATATTGTACCACATGTATTCTTCGTTCCCGAGCTTTGTTGCTAAG CGATCAGTGGGTAAACTTCCTCTAGTAGGCCTCATAAG CAAGTGCCTCGGTTGTGTTTATGTTCAGCGGGAATCCAAGTCATCGGACTTCAAGGGTGTTTCAG GAGTTGTGACTGAAAGAGTTATAGAAGCTTATCAAAATAAATCTGCTCCAATGATGATGCTTTTCCCAG aAGGCACAACTACAAATGGAGACTACCTTCTGCCATTCAAGACAGGTGCATTTTTATCAAAAGTGCCGGTGCGTCCGGTGATTCTAAGGTATCCTTACAGAAGATTCAGTCCTGCCTGGGATTCAATATCTGGG GTGAGACATGTCATTTATCTTCTCTGTCAATTTGTAAATCACTTAGAGGTGGTACGATTACCTATTTACTGCCCCTCACAGCAAGAAAAGGATGATCCAAAGCTTTATGCTAGTAATGTTAGAAGGTTGATGGCAAGTGAG GGTAATTTGATAATGTCAGATATTGGGCTGCCTGAGAAGCGAGTATATCATGCTGCCCTCAACGGTAATAATAGCCTGCCTAGTGTTTTGCATCAGAAAGACGATTGA
- the LOC142642053 gene encoding peroxisomal membrane protein 11A, whose amino-acid sequence MDSNSKASNSQNPKPQIPQPIKDRDFLNHLEAYLAKRDGVDKLLKISRYATKIILSSSALPETLTLTGRLRSFESSVGLSRKAFRLGKFVQDVNALRNSHFYSKQDLLLSLIAYGGEGLYYFVEQFVWLSKSGLIDAKHSRRLQKVSAWAEFIGYIGSISLKFRDLKGLIEDEACLETSIEISVVSGIGCNEEEQKLKKIREKKVMKKLSIVQDFADGLMALADIRDGKGRLSAPFVLSCAGLLSALISTHKNWISC is encoded by the coding sequence ATGGATTCGAATTCAAAAGCTTCAAAttctcaaaaccctaaaccccaaattCCACAGCCAATCAAAGACAGAGATTTCTTGAACCACCTCGAAGCCTATCTCGCAAAGCGCGATGGCGTGGACAAGCTCCTCAAGATTTCTCGTTACGCCACGAAGATAATTCTGTCCTCTTCGGCTCTCCCcgaaaccctaaccctaactgGCCGACTCAGGAGCTTCGAGTCCAGCGTGGGACTGAGTCGCAAGGCCTTCCGACTCGGCAAGTTCGTTCAGGACGTGAACGCTTTGAGAAACTCCCATTTCTATTCGAAACAAgatctcttgctctctctcatTGCCTATGGAGGCGAGGGCTTGTACTATTTCGTCGAGCAGTTTGTTTGGCTATCGAAATCGGGTTTGATCGATGCCAAACACTCGCGGAGATTGCAAAAGGTCAGTGCTTGGGCTGAGTTCATTGGGTACATAGGCAGCATCTCGTTGAAATTCAGGGATTTGAAGGGACTTATCGAGGACGAGGCGTGTTTGGAAACGAGTATTGAGATTTCGGTTGTGAGTGGAATTGGGTGCAATGAAGAGGAACAGAAATTGAAGAAGATAAGGGAGAAGAAGGTAATGAAGAAGCTCTCAATTGTTCAAGATTTCGCTGATGGGTTAATGGCTTTGGCCGATATTCGTGACGGCAAAGGCCGGCTTTCGGCTCCGTTTGTGCTTTCGTGTGCTGGTCTTTTATCGGCTCTGATTAGTACTCACAAGAATTGGATTTCTTGCTGA
- the LOC142622581 gene encoding deSI-like protein At4g17486 isoform X1, with amino-acid sequence MKFRSKKGWKSIMPIRLKSKSATHFCVFPKMKSTSYGPGNTPVYLNVYDLTPMNGYVYWAGFGIFHSGVEVHGLEYAFGAHDYPSSGVFEVEPRQCPGFKFRKSVFIGTTSLDPIQVREFMERQSASYNGDTYHLIAKNCNHFCKDVCYKLTGKSIPKWVNRLAKIGSVCNCILPKALKISAVRHDPSYQLYDEKKRLRSAFSCLSSISMRQKQLSTSSLFLQSPLKGCLPPWELRRSNNGSLKER; translated from the exons ATGAAGTTTAGATCAAAGAAAGGATGGAAATCCATTATGCCTATTCGTTTGAAAAGCAAATCAGCCACCCATTTTTGTGTGTTTCCTAAGATGAAGTCAACTAGCTACGGTCCAGGCAACACACCAGTCTATCTCAATGTATACGACTTGACTCCTATGAATGGCTATGTCTACTGGGCAGGCTTTGGTATCTTTCACTCTGGTGTGGAAG TTCATGGTTTAGAATATGCATTTGGAGCTCATGACTACCCGTCAAGTGGTGTTTTTGAGGTTGAACCTCGGCAATGCCCAGGCTTCAAGTTCAGGAAGTCGGTTTTTATTGGGACTACAAGCTTGGACCCTATTCAGGTGAGAGAGTTCATGGAGCGCCAATCAGCGAGCTACAATGGTGATACATATCACTTAATTGCCAAGAATTGCAATCATTTCTGCAAGGATGTATGTTACAAGCTGACTGGCAAATCAATTCCAAAATGGGTAAATCGACTGGCAAAAATAG GTTCAGTATGCAACTGCATACTTCCTAAAGCCCTCAAGATCTCTGCTGTGAGGCATGACCCTAGTTACCAACTGTATGATGAGAAGAAGAGGCTAAGAAGTGCTTTCAGTTGCTTGTCTTCTATCTCAATGAGGCAAAAGCAATTGTCTACGTCTTCATTGTTTCTACAATCACCCTTGAAAGGCTGCTTACCACCATGGGAATTGAGAAGGTCTAACAATGGTTCCTTGAAAGAAAGATGA
- the LOC142622581 gene encoding deSI-like protein At4g17486 isoform X2: MKFRSKKGWKSIMPIRLKSKSATHFCVFPKMKSTSYGPGNTPVYLNVYDLTPMNGYVYWAGFGIFHSGVEVHGLEYAFGAHDYPSSGVFEVEPRQCPGFKFRKSVFIGTTSLDPIQVREFMERQSASYNGDTYHLIAKNCNHFCKDVCYKLTGKSIPKWVNRLAKIVCNCILPKALKISAVRHDPSYQLYDEKKRLRSAFSCLSSISMRQKQLSTSSLFLQSPLKGCLPPWELRRSNNGSLKER, translated from the exons ATGAAGTTTAGATCAAAGAAAGGATGGAAATCCATTATGCCTATTCGTTTGAAAAGCAAATCAGCCACCCATTTTTGTGTGTTTCCTAAGATGAAGTCAACTAGCTACGGTCCAGGCAACACACCAGTCTATCTCAATGTATACGACTTGACTCCTATGAATGGCTATGTCTACTGGGCAGGCTTTGGTATCTTTCACTCTGGTGTGGAAG TTCATGGTTTAGAATATGCATTTGGAGCTCATGACTACCCGTCAAGTGGTGTTTTTGAGGTTGAACCTCGGCAATGCCCAGGCTTCAAGTTCAGGAAGTCGGTTTTTATTGGGACTACAAGCTTGGACCCTATTCAGGTGAGAGAGTTCATGGAGCGCCAATCAGCGAGCTACAATGGTGATACATATCACTTAATTGCCAAGAATTGCAATCATTTCTGCAAGGATGTATGTTACAAGCTGACTGGCAAATCAATTCCAAAATGGGTAAATCGACTGGCAAAAATAG TATGCAACTGCATACTTCCTAAAGCCCTCAAGATCTCTGCTGTGAGGCATGACCCTAGTTACCAACTGTATGATGAGAAGAAGAGGCTAAGAAGTGCTTTCAGTTGCTTGTCTTCTATCTCAATGAGGCAAAAGCAATTGTCTACGTCTTCATTGTTTCTACAATCACCCTTGAAAGGCTGCTTACCACCATGGGAATTGAGAAGGTCTAACAATGGTTCCTTGAAAGAAAGATGA